The Pseudomonas hefeiensis genomic sequence GTTCGTGGGCTGAGTGTCCGGATGGCGTGGAATCCGCCCCCCCTAGCAACCATGACTGACAGTGAGCAGCCAAGAGTGGCCACTCGAACACATCATCTGGATCGGTTGTTTTGTATGACGAAGCGATCACCGATGTTCCGCTGCCAACATTGACCTGAACTGAGAAATGATCTCCGAAGATAGCCCGGCATCTTTGAACACTGCGCAGGTGAAGCTAACGGGTGCAGGGCCTGGAGCAGTTATGATGCGGTCTGCAACCACAGCTACCGGACTATTTCGATAAAGCGTACGCCCTTCATAACCTACGGCATTTTGTTTTAAGAAGTCAGCGCTGTTCGAGGTATGAGGAACCGTGTCGAGAAGCCCGGCCCTAGCAAGTGCCAGCGTTCCCCCACAGATACCGGCAATTGT encodes the following:
- a CDS encoding DJ-1/PfpI family protein; translated protein: MARVGLILTPGFADWEYAFIAGTASPFYGIDVRFFASATGQFRSQGGLTVTVDSSLQQCLDWKPDVVVVIGGMIWESAEAPDIRDFLHASRSSGATIAGICGGTLALARAGLLDTVPHTSNSADFLKQNAVGYEGRTLYRNSPVAVVADRIITAPGPAPVSFTCAVFKDAGLSSEIISQFRSMLAAEHR